The DNA window TGTCAGGAAATTATATTGGGGGAAAACTGTCCAGAAGATTTACTATACGTTTATTAGCTATTTATGGAATCACTGTTTGGAGAAAGCTAAATTTTAATACTTTATTCTCCGTTTTTAAATGATGAAAGATTTATTTTGATATGACTGAATTTAGTAATTTCGCAAGTTTAAAGTTTCGCTTTTTTGAAAAAGCGATCCAGGTAAACTTCTTCAAGTTCGGTGATTTTTGCGATAAAGGCAAGTTCTGCCCCTGCTTTCTTTAGGTTCATAGCAGTACGAAGCTTTTCTTTGCGCTTTTCCCGCTTTGCACGCAGATCCGCTTTAGCAATCCCTTTTTCATAGCCTTCTTTAATGAGTGTCTCTGCGATTGTTGGCATTGTATTCTTACTTACTCCTTCCAGATTGATATTTTCAGCTACTTTTTTCAGGCTGTCAAGTGTTATTTCGGTGCTACTCCTTACCAGGTAGCGCATGGTTATTTCTATCCATCTCAAGGCCCTGCTTTCATCCTGTAGCTTCTCGAATAGTTTGAATATTCTGGGTAGTCTCTCTTCCAGTTCCGAGGAAAAGATGTTTTTCAGCAGGTGAAAAGCCGTTTGTAAGATCACATTCCCTTTGATTTCTTCATCTGAATATTTGGATAGGTCATAAAGTCTATACTGAAAATCCGGTATATAGCTTTCATAGGCCGGTAGATGTTCGATTATCGGTTTGAGACTGGTGCCGCTTCTCCAGCGGCTTTTACCGTGGTAAAGAACTATCGGGAGAACGATGGGCAGCTTACCCCTATTTTTGTTTAACTTCAGATGTCTTTCCCAGATAGATAAAATATATTTCAAAAGTTGCAATGCGGTATACTTTCCGGGTCTACTTTTATGGTCAAAGAGTGTGTATAAATACCCGGTTTTTTGGTGAATCTTTACCCGGTAGAGAACATCCGAAAAGCCTTCTTTTAGCTTATCATCTACAAAGCTTTCCTTTTCTAATTCGAGAGTTTCAAGGTCGATTTCCTTTAGTAGTTCGGGTGGTAGATAGTTTTGGAAGAAGTCGATTGCATTTTCCTTCTCTGTCATCAGGGACTTAAAAAACTTATCATGGATGTTTTCGGAATTCATGAGAATGTCAGGAAATTATATTGGGGGAAAACTGTCCAGAATATTTACTATACATTTATTGGCTATTTATGGAATCACTGACTACCTGTATATGAAAAAAAAAATCGCTCTGTATTTTTCCCTACTATTCAAACTCTATAGCTTTATCCAATTCGATTATACTTCCCGTCTGCGGAACTATTGTTATCTTTTTCAGACCGGGTTTGGGTAGTTCCTTCAATTCAACTTTTATTTCATTCGGTGATATCCATTCCGCGATAAAAGGGTTTAATCCTTCGATAATAACTTTAGAGCCTTCCATAAAACCATTTCCAAAAATCTGGATTGACATGCCCCACCACTACCAATCGTAATGGTGTAAATCTCCCTATCAAGCAATTTTTTTCAAATATTCAAATGGAGAAATTCCTCCAAGAGCACTATGTGGTCTTGAGCTATTATAGTGTTCTCTCCATTCTGAAATGATTTGTTTTGCTTCCTTTAAGTCTTTAAACCCATTTTCATTCAAACATTCATTCCGAAACTTGCCATTAAAACTTTCTACAAATGCATTTTGAGTTGGTTTCCCTTTCTGGATAAGAGGAAAAGAACAATCAGAAACAAATTTAGGAGATTCAAAATTTAATTTCTTGCTATAATATTACTATATTCATAGGTTTAGTTTTAGGAAGGAAAGTAATAATGAAAAGCAACAAATTATTCTTATTTTTATTCATTCTAAATTTTGTTTTGTCATACTGCTCCAGAGTTCCTTTTTTCAGCGGTAAGGATACATCTATTACAAATAATCTTATCCGGTTCTTTCAGATCAGTTCCGGGACAAAGCTTTACCTTTCAGTCAAAGGCCAGCTCAAAGATGGCAATGGCAAACCGATGGCTTATGCTGTTATGAGCCAGAATACAACCGGCATAAGCACCGCCACATCTATTCGGGCCGGTTCGGCAGTGGAAAAGATTCGATGTGCGGACTATAGTCTTGCGTCAAGCTCTATTCAGTGTATAAAAATCATCAAACCGGATAATTTCAGTAAAAAGTCTTCTGATGGCTGCTATGTACTATATTTGGGTACAACTAACAATCCGCAGGCAAGGCAGATTGCGAAAGTAAGGAACATTCAGTCCGGCC is part of the Leptospiraceae bacterium genome and encodes:
- a CDS encoding transposase; this translates as MQKGKPTQNAFVESFNGKFRNECLNENGFKDLKEAKQIISEWREHYNSSRPHSALGGISPFEYLKKIA
- a CDS encoding Rpn family recombination-promoting nuclease/putative transposase; amino-acid sequence: MNSENIHDKFFKSLMTEKENAIDFFQNYLPPELLKEIDLETLELEKESFVDDKLKEGFSDVLYRVKIHQKTGYLYTLFDHKSRPGKYTALQLLKYILSIWERHLKLNKNRGKLPIVLPIVLYHGKSRWRSGTSLKPIIEHLPAYESYIPDFQYRLYDLSKYSDEEIKGNVILQTAFHLLKNIFSSELEERLPRIFKLFEKLQDESRALRWIEITMRYLVRSSTEITLDSLKKVAENINLEGVSKNTMPTIAETLIKEGYEKGIAKADLRAKREKRKEKLRTAMNLKKAGAELAFIAKITELEEVYLDRFFKKAKL